In one Brassica oleracea var. oleracea cultivar TO1000 chromosome C9, BOL, whole genome shotgun sequence genomic region, the following are encoded:
- the LOC106316250 gene encoding uncharacterized protein At5g41620 translates to MDRKRGCKIRKRGCSSSSSSSLARRNRFKRAIFAGKRASLEDGGGSGTPVKSITAAKPPVLLPFSPENPPVCQSQKRCVSARKLAATLWEISDGNTEPPVSNEDCLKNKKPPRNRRKTSTEIPFPDFPLKSSHPVSHERILLQDDDTFRRRSKIPQKLQLIEYKTIGTNSVKTRFKNVSEGLTTSKELVKVLKRISHLGDDHKNASNRLISALAYELNRARSSLKHLMSEFNAEEEEKRRLVEKLQEEAVAERKLRLTTEKMNRRLLRELAEAKETERKMKEEMEREKRAKDVLEEVCDELARGIGDDKKEMEKEREMMHIADVLREERVQMKLTEARHEFEEKHAAVERQKKELRRVVDGQEEKGSSEILRVLEMLDGSDDDDDEEEEEEESDLKSIELNMESGCKWGYVESRRDGRRESRFVGSGEDDDDHVEKRSVIVDNGERDESLKTLREYIVSNVRFIGSSSALT, encoded by the exons ATGGATCGGAAGAGAGGGTGCAAGATCAGGAAGAGAGGCTGTTCTTCCTCCTCCTCCTCTTCTCTTGCTCGTCGAAACCGCTTCAAACGCGCCATTTTCGCCGGGAAAAGAGCCTCACTAGAAGACGGCGGCGGCTCAGGAACTCCGGTTAAGTCCATCACCGCCGCTAAACCTCCCGTACTCTTACCGTTTTCTCCGGAAAACCCTCCTGTATGTCAATCACAGAAACGCTGCGTGTCAGCTAGAAAGCTGGCGGCAACGTTGTGGGAGATCAGCGACGGCAATACAGAACCTCCTGTATCCAACGAAGATTGCTTGAAAAACAAGAAACCACCGAGAAACAGAAGGAAGACATCAACAGAAATCCCTTTCCCTGATTTCCCGCTAAAATCATCCCATCCGGTTTCCCACGAG AGAATCCTTCTCCAAGATGATGATACATTTCGTAGAAGATCAAAAATTCCACAGAAACTACAACTAATCGAATACAAAACCATCGGCACAAACTCT GTGAAAACTCGTTTCAAGAATGTCAGCGAGGGTTTAACGACGTCTAAAGAGCTGGTGAAAGTTTTAAAACGGATCAGCCACCTCGGAGATGATCATAAGAACGCGAGCAACCGTTTGATCTCTGCTCTGGCTTATGAACTAAACAGAGCAAGATCTTCTCTAAAGCATCTAATGAGTGAGTTCAATGCGGAGGAGGAGGAGAAGCGGAGGTTAGTAGAGAAGCTTCAAGAAGAAGCGGTGGCTGAGAGGAAACTCCGGCTAACAACGGAGAAGATGAACAGAAGGTTATTAAGAGAGCTCGCGGAAGCTAAGGAAACAGAGAGGAAGATGAAGGAGGAGATGGAGAGAGAGAAGAGAGCGAAAGACGTTCTTGAAGAAGTTTGTGATGAGCTGGCGAGAGGTATCGGAGATGATAAGAAGGAGATGGAGAAAGAGAGAGAGATGATGCATATAGCTGATGTTCTGAGGGAAGAGAGGGTTCAGATGAAGCTCACGGAGGCGAGACACGAGTTTGAGGAGAAACACGCCGCCGTGGAGCGGCAGAAGAAGGAGCTCCGGCGGGTTGTGGATGGGCAGGAGGAGAAAGGGTCGTCGGAGATTCTCAGGGTTTTAGAGATGTTAGATGGTTCTGATGATGATGATGATGAGGAGGAGGAGGAGGAGGAGAGTGATCTTAAGTCGATTGAGCTGAACATGGAGAGTGGATGTAAGTGGGGATATGTTGAAAGCCGGAGAGATGGTCGGAGGGAGTCAAGATTTGTTGGCTCCGGCGAAGATGATGATGATCATGTGGAGAAGAGATCAGTGATCGTTGATAATGGGGAGAGAGATGAATCTTTGAAGACTCTAAGAGAGTACATTGTTTCTAATGTCAGATTCATAGGTTCCTCATCGGCACTCACCTAA